One Rosa chinensis cultivar Old Blush chromosome 5, RchiOBHm-V2, whole genome shotgun sequence genomic region harbors:
- the LOC121049604 gene encoding uncharacterized protein LOC121049604 isoform X4, protein MMMAQGRGKRIRKVQKVPPPQQPATTTMANNVSARPTVRENVPATPTMADTAFAPPTVRENVPATTTVHAHVSQVRARANTPPRANLPPQTNVPLPANVAPSIHQLPTQQEIPFVGIGMKRKRGKSCGKALQELIKANGGPLRVDFHPTIHVPSDDTISKMFTSEIGITIRGGAPVCKYGWSDIDEEDDKRLLREELRVFFTVDLTDPAVVAYVDSKMSTAYSQFKTRLKKEWKAFGSPELGRANLPSADLWNGRPVSHWHWLCDNIYTNQSCIEIAEKNSANRYMQQHTHRAGARPYVQHALVASKEKMEAERNALLQKLYQKAPEGTAHDSIKLTLEAEYPIMAKELGRKGRMIHGIGNIPHIRSNIRRVSAWGGNNSEVAELRDLIDQLTFNMLSMKEQNGLLKAQVECLLRQSPGQMSEDDFPHPSTNF, encoded by the exons ATGATG ATGGCTCAAGGGAGAGGGAAGCGGATAAGGAAGGTTCAAAAAGTGCCTCCACCTCAACAGCCAGCTACAACAACTATGGCTAATAATGTGTCAGCTAGACCTACTGTGCGTGAGAATGTGCCAGCAACGCCAACTATGGCAGATACTGCATTTGCTCCCCCTACTGTGCGTGAAAATGTGCCAGCAACAACTACTGTACATGCTCATGTCAGTCAAGTACGAGCAAGAGCTAACACGCCACCAAGAGCTAATTTGCCACCACAAACCAACGTGCCACTACCAGCTAACGTGGCTCCATCAATTCATCAACTGCCTACCCAACAAG AAATCCCTTTTGTGGGCATTGGAATGAAAAGGAAGCGTGGTAAATCCTGTGGTAAAGCTCTTCAGGAGCTTATAAAGGCTAATGGTGGACCTCTGCGTGTTGACTTTCATCCGACCATTCATGTCCCTTCTGATGACACAATTTCTAAAATGTTTACTTCTGAGATAGGAATTACTATTCGGGGTGGGGCACCAGTATGCAAATATGGCTGGTCTGAtattgatgaagaagatgataagAGGTTGCTAAGAGAGGAATTGCGG GTGTTCTTTACGGTGGACTTAACTGATCCAGCTGTTGTTGCATATGTGGATTCCAAAATGTCTACTGCCTACTCCCAATTCAAGACTAGACTAAAGAAGGAATGGAAAGCATTTGGCTCACCTGAGCTAGGAAGAGCAAACTTGCCTAGTGCAGATTTATGGAATGGGAGACCTGTCTCACATTGGCACTGGCTTTGTGACAACATATACACCAACCAGTCTTGCATT GAGATTGCGGAAAAGAATTCTGCTAACAGGTATATGCAACAACATACTCACAGAGCTGGTGCACGGCCATACGTGCAACATGCTTTGGTGGCCTCTAAG GAGAAGATGGAGGCTGAGAGGAATGCCCTTTTACAGAAGTTGTACCAAAAGGCACCCGAGGGTACTGCACATGATTCTATCAAACTGACTTTGGAAGCTGAGTACCCAATAATGGCTAAGGAGCTTGGGAGGAAGGGTAGGATGATCCATGGCATTGGTAACATCCCTCACATACGTTCTAACATACGTAGAGTATCTGCATGGGGTGGCAACAATTCTGAGGTAGCTGAACTGCGTGATCTTATCGACCAACTTACCTTTAACATGCTCAGTATGAAGGAACAAAATGGACTATTGAAGGCTCAAGTGGAATGTTTATTGCGGCAATCTCCTGGGCAGATGAGTGAGGATGACTTCCCCCATCCTAGCACCAACTTCTAA
- the LOC121049604 gene encoding uncharacterized protein LOC121049604 isoform X3: MMMAQGRGKRIRKVQKVPPPQQPATTTMANNVSARPTVRENVPATPTMADTAFAPPTVRENVPATTTVHAHVSQVRARANTPPRANLPPQTNVPLPANVAPSIHQLPTQQEIPFVGIGMKRKRGKSCGKALQELIKANGGPLRVDFHPTIHVPSDDTISKMFTSEIGITIRGGAPVCKYGWSDIDEEDDKRLLREELRTRLKKEWKAFGSPELGRANLPSADLWNGRPVSHWHWLCDNIYTNQSCIEIAEKNSANRYMQQHTHRAGARPYVQHALVASKGGKELSLIQNWGEKHKDNNHEWINEAAKNKYEKMEAERNALLQKLYQKAPEGTAHDSIKLTLEAEYPIMAKELGRKGRMIHGIGNIPHIRSNIRRVSAWGGNNSEVAELRDLIDQLTFNMLSMKEQNGLLKAQVECLLRQSPGQMSEDDFPHPSTNF; this comes from the exons ATGATG ATGGCTCAAGGGAGAGGGAAGCGGATAAGGAAGGTTCAAAAAGTGCCTCCACCTCAACAGCCAGCTACAACAACTATGGCTAATAATGTGTCAGCTAGACCTACTGTGCGTGAGAATGTGCCAGCAACGCCAACTATGGCAGATACTGCATTTGCTCCCCCTACTGTGCGTGAAAATGTGCCAGCAACAACTACTGTACATGCTCATGTCAGTCAAGTACGAGCAAGAGCTAACACGCCACCAAGAGCTAATTTGCCACCACAAACCAACGTGCCACTACCAGCTAACGTGGCTCCATCAATTCATCAACTGCCTACCCAACAAG AAATCCCTTTTGTGGGCATTGGAATGAAAAGGAAGCGTGGTAAATCCTGTGGTAAAGCTCTTCAGGAGCTTATAAAGGCTAATGGTGGACCTCTGCGTGTTGACTTTCATCCGACCATTCATGTCCCTTCTGATGACACAATTTCTAAAATGTTTACTTCTGAGATAGGAATTACTATTCGGGGTGGGGCACCAGTATGCAAATATGGCTGGTCTGAtattgatgaagaagatgataagAGGTTGCTAAGAGAGGAATTGCGG ACTAGACTAAAGAAGGAATGGAAAGCATTTGGCTCACCTGAGCTAGGAAGAGCAAACTTGCCTAGTGCAGATTTATGGAATGGGAGACCTGTCTCACATTGGCACTGGCTTTGTGACAACATATACACCAACCAGTCTTGCATT GAGATTGCGGAAAAGAATTCTGCTAACAGGTATATGCAACAACATACTCACAGAGCTGGTGCACGGCCATACGTGCAACATGCTTTGGTGGCCTCTAAG GGTGGGAAGGAGTTGTCACTCATACAGAATTGGGGAGAGAAACACAAGGATAATAATCATGAATGGATCAATGAGGCTGCCAAGAACAAATAT GAGAAGATGGAGGCTGAGAGGAATGCCCTTTTACAGAAGTTGTACCAAAAGGCACCCGAGGGTACTGCACATGATTCTATCAAACTGACTTTGGAAGCTGAGTACCCAATAATGGCTAAGGAGCTTGGGAGGAAGGGTAGGATGATCCATGGCATTGGTAACATCCCTCACATACGTTCTAACATACGTAGAGTATCTGCATGGGGTGGCAACAATTCTGAGGTAGCTGAACTGCGTGATCTTATCGACCAACTTACCTTTAACATGCTCAGTATGAAGGAACAAAATGGACTATTGAAGGCTCAAGTGGAATGTTTATTGCGGCAATCTCCTGGGCAGATGAGTGAGGATGACTTCCCCCATCCTAGCACCAACTTCTAA
- the LOC121049604 gene encoding uncharacterized protein LOC121049604 isoform X1: MMMAQGRGKRIRKVQKVPPPQQPATTTMANNVSARPTVRENVPATPTMADTAFAPPTVRENVPATTTVHAHVSQVRARANTPPRANLPPQTNVPLPANVAPSIHQLPTQQEIPFVGIGMKRKRGKSCGKALQELIKANGGPLRVDFHPTIHVPSDDTISKMFTSEIGITIRGGAPVCKYGWSDIDEEDDKRLLREELRVFFTVDLTDPAVVAYVDSKMSTAYSQFKTRLKKEWKAFGSPELGRANLPSADLWNGRPVSHWHWLCDNIYTNQSCIEIAEKNSANRYMQQHTHRAGARPYVQHALVASKGGKELSLIQNWGEKHKDNNHEWINEAAKNKYEKMEAERNALLQKLYQKAPEGTAHDSIKLTLEAEYPIMAKELGRKGRMIHGIGNIPHIRSNIRRVSAWGGNNSEVAELRDLIDQLTFNMLSMKEQNGLLKAQVECLLRQSPGQMSEDDFPHPSTNF, encoded by the exons ATGATG ATGGCTCAAGGGAGAGGGAAGCGGATAAGGAAGGTTCAAAAAGTGCCTCCACCTCAACAGCCAGCTACAACAACTATGGCTAATAATGTGTCAGCTAGACCTACTGTGCGTGAGAATGTGCCAGCAACGCCAACTATGGCAGATACTGCATTTGCTCCCCCTACTGTGCGTGAAAATGTGCCAGCAACAACTACTGTACATGCTCATGTCAGTCAAGTACGAGCAAGAGCTAACACGCCACCAAGAGCTAATTTGCCACCACAAACCAACGTGCCACTACCAGCTAACGTGGCTCCATCAATTCATCAACTGCCTACCCAACAAG AAATCCCTTTTGTGGGCATTGGAATGAAAAGGAAGCGTGGTAAATCCTGTGGTAAAGCTCTTCAGGAGCTTATAAAGGCTAATGGTGGACCTCTGCGTGTTGACTTTCATCCGACCATTCATGTCCCTTCTGATGACACAATTTCTAAAATGTTTACTTCTGAGATAGGAATTACTATTCGGGGTGGGGCACCAGTATGCAAATATGGCTGGTCTGAtattgatgaagaagatgataagAGGTTGCTAAGAGAGGAATTGCGG GTGTTCTTTACGGTGGACTTAACTGATCCAGCTGTTGTTGCATATGTGGATTCCAAAATGTCTACTGCCTACTCCCAATTCAAGACTAGACTAAAGAAGGAATGGAAAGCATTTGGCTCACCTGAGCTAGGAAGAGCAAACTTGCCTAGTGCAGATTTATGGAATGGGAGACCTGTCTCACATTGGCACTGGCTTTGTGACAACATATACACCAACCAGTCTTGCATT GAGATTGCGGAAAAGAATTCTGCTAACAGGTATATGCAACAACATACTCACAGAGCTGGTGCACGGCCATACGTGCAACATGCTTTGGTGGCCTCTAAG GGTGGGAAGGAGTTGTCACTCATACAGAATTGGGGAGAGAAACACAAGGATAATAATCATGAATGGATCAATGAGGCTGCCAAGAACAAATAT GAGAAGATGGAGGCTGAGAGGAATGCCCTTTTACAGAAGTTGTACCAAAAGGCACCCGAGGGTACTGCACATGATTCTATCAAACTGACTTTGGAAGCTGAGTACCCAATAATGGCTAAGGAGCTTGGGAGGAAGGGTAGGATGATCCATGGCATTGGTAACATCCCTCACATACGTTCTAACATACGTAGAGTATCTGCATGGGGTGGCAACAATTCTGAGGTAGCTGAACTGCGTGATCTTATCGACCAACTTACCTTTAACATGCTCAGTATGAAGGAACAAAATGGACTATTGAAGGCTCAAGTGGAATGTTTATTGCGGCAATCTCCTGGGCAGATGAGTGAGGATGACTTCCCCCATCCTAGCACCAACTTCTAA
- the LOC121049604 gene encoding uncharacterized protein LOC121049604 isoform X2, producing the protein MAQGRGKRIRKVQKVPPPQQPATTTMANNVSARPTVRENVPATPTMADTAFAPPTVRENVPATTTVHAHVSQVRARANTPPRANLPPQTNVPLPANVAPSIHQLPTQQEIPFVGIGMKRKRGKSCGKALQELIKANGGPLRVDFHPTIHVPSDDTISKMFTSEIGITIRGGAPVCKYGWSDIDEEDDKRLLREELRVFFTVDLTDPAVVAYVDSKMSTAYSQFKTRLKKEWKAFGSPELGRANLPSADLWNGRPVSHWHWLCDNIYTNQSCIEIAEKNSANRYMQQHTHRAGARPYVQHALVASKGGKELSLIQNWGEKHKDNNHEWINEAAKNKYEKMEAERNALLQKLYQKAPEGTAHDSIKLTLEAEYPIMAKELGRKGRMIHGIGNIPHIRSNIRRVSAWGGNNSEVAELRDLIDQLTFNMLSMKEQNGLLKAQVECLLRQSPGQMSEDDFPHPSTNF; encoded by the exons ATGGCTCAAGGGAGAGGGAAGCGGATAAGGAAGGTTCAAAAAGTGCCTCCACCTCAACAGCCAGCTACAACAACTATGGCTAATAATGTGTCAGCTAGACCTACTGTGCGTGAGAATGTGCCAGCAACGCCAACTATGGCAGATACTGCATTTGCTCCCCCTACTGTGCGTGAAAATGTGCCAGCAACAACTACTGTACATGCTCATGTCAGTCAAGTACGAGCAAGAGCTAACACGCCACCAAGAGCTAATTTGCCACCACAAACCAACGTGCCACTACCAGCTAACGTGGCTCCATCAATTCATCAACTGCCTACCCAACAAG AAATCCCTTTTGTGGGCATTGGAATGAAAAGGAAGCGTGGTAAATCCTGTGGTAAAGCTCTTCAGGAGCTTATAAAGGCTAATGGTGGACCTCTGCGTGTTGACTTTCATCCGACCATTCATGTCCCTTCTGATGACACAATTTCTAAAATGTTTACTTCTGAGATAGGAATTACTATTCGGGGTGGGGCACCAGTATGCAAATATGGCTGGTCTGAtattgatgaagaagatgataagAGGTTGCTAAGAGAGGAATTGCGG GTGTTCTTTACGGTGGACTTAACTGATCCAGCTGTTGTTGCATATGTGGATTCCAAAATGTCTACTGCCTACTCCCAATTCAAGACTAGACTAAAGAAGGAATGGAAAGCATTTGGCTCACCTGAGCTAGGAAGAGCAAACTTGCCTAGTGCAGATTTATGGAATGGGAGACCTGTCTCACATTGGCACTGGCTTTGTGACAACATATACACCAACCAGTCTTGCATT GAGATTGCGGAAAAGAATTCTGCTAACAGGTATATGCAACAACATACTCACAGAGCTGGTGCACGGCCATACGTGCAACATGCTTTGGTGGCCTCTAAG GGTGGGAAGGAGTTGTCACTCATACAGAATTGGGGAGAGAAACACAAGGATAATAATCATGAATGGATCAATGAGGCTGCCAAGAACAAATAT GAGAAGATGGAGGCTGAGAGGAATGCCCTTTTACAGAAGTTGTACCAAAAGGCACCCGAGGGTACTGCACATGATTCTATCAAACTGACTTTGGAAGCTGAGTACCCAATAATGGCTAAGGAGCTTGGGAGGAAGGGTAGGATGATCCATGGCATTGGTAACATCCCTCACATACGTTCTAACATACGTAGAGTATCTGCATGGGGTGGCAACAATTCTGAGGTAGCTGAACTGCGTGATCTTATCGACCAACTTACCTTTAACATGCTCAGTATGAAGGAACAAAATGGACTATTGAAGGCTCAAGTGGAATGTTTATTGCGGCAATCTCCTGGGCAGATGAGTGAGGATGACTTCCCCCATCCTAGCACCAACTTCTAA
- the LOC121049604 gene encoding uncharacterized protein LOC121049604 isoform X6 — protein sequence MVHLAVHLPGEAKLAGPVGYRWMYPIERLLGTYKKYVRNKAHPEGSIAEAYISYEALTFCSMYLRDIESSHNRPERNNEGVESKAKISVFAQKVHLTGGSTLVEYSKEQMEVIYWYILDNCVEIESFRDEHKVLLKRESLNQLEERHRTSFPSWFKGRVKVLYDQKSALVNEELYALAQGPTRRCVQHTGCIVNGVRWRIKQIDQTKTTQNSGVMTMGSHEGEACTYNGKLLSVVKVQFQLGFKVILFNCEWYNTGNKNNRVKKDYHLLSVNINSRWYKNDPYVLAIEADQVFYLDDPKLGHPWKVVQRIQPRHVWDVPEKEDNEDDNNIDNNGDENTDDDSDTNMEWEVQMEDDEIETSLVRDDDGSREREADKEGSKSASTSTASYNNYG from the exons ATGGTGCACTTGGCAGTCCACTTACCCGGTGAAGCCAAACTTGCTGGCCCTGTAGGATATCGGTGGATGTATCCGATAGAAAG ATTATTGGGAACATACAAGAAGTATGTACGTAATAAAGCTCATCCAGAGGGTTCTATTGCAGAGGCATACATTTCGTATGAGGCattgaccttttgttcaatgTACTTACGTGACATTGAGTCATCCCATAATCGTCCAGAACGGAATAATGAGGGGGTTGAATCCAAAGCAAAGATTTCAGTATTTGCTCAGAAAGTGCATCTCACTGGTGGTAGTACACTGGTAGAGTATTCAAAGGAGCAAATGGAAGTAATTTATTGGTATATCTTAGACAATTGCGTTGAGATTGAATCATTTAGAGA TGAGCATAAAGTACTGTTGAAAAGGGAGAGTCTCAACCAATTGGAAGAAAGGCATAGGACAAGTTTTCCAAGTTGGTTTAAGGGTCGTGTCAAAGTATTGTATGATCAGAAATCTGCATTGGTGAATGAAGAGTTGTATGCATTGGCACAAGGTCCAACTCGCCGATGTGTCCAACATACTGGATGTATTGTGAATGGTGTTCGATGGCGAATCAAACAGATTGATCAGACTAAGACAACCCAAAATAGTGGAGTTATGACAATGGGGTCACATGAAGGAGAAGCCTGTACTTACAATGGCAAGTTGCTCAGTGTTGTTAAAGTCCAATTTCAATTAGGCTTTAAGGTTATTCTTTTCAATTGTGAGTGGTATAATACAGGGAACAAGAACAATAGAGTGAAGAAAGATTATCATCTCTTGTCAGTTAATATAAATAGTCGATGGTACAAGAACGATCCATATGTGCTAGCAATTGAAGCAGATCAAGTCTTTTATCTCGATGACCCAAAGTTGGGTCATCCATGGAAAGTTGTTCAAAGGATTCAACCTAGACATGTGTGGGATGTGCCAGAGAAAGAAGATAATGAAGATGACAATAACATTGACAACAATGGTGATGAGAATACTGATGATGATAGTGACACTAACATGGAATGGGAAGTCCAGATGGAggatgatgaaattgaaacatcGTTAGTTAGAGATGATG ATGGCTCAAGGGAGAGGGAAGCGGATAAGGAAGGTTCAAAAAGTGCCTCCACCTCAACAGCCAGCTACAACAACTATGGCTAA
- the LOC121049604 gene encoding uncharacterized protein LOC121049604 isoform X5, protein MVHLAVHLPGEAKLAGPVGYRWMYPIERLLGTYKKYVRNKAHPEGSIAEAYISYEALTFCSMYLRDIESSHNRPERNNEGVESKAKISVFAQKVHLTGGSTLVEYSKEQMEVIYWYILDNCVEIESFRDEHKVLLKRESLNQLEERHRTSFPSWFKGRVKVLYDQKSALVNEELYALAQGPTRRCVQHTGCIVNGVRWRIKQIDQTKTTQNSGVMTMGSHEGEACTYNGKLLSVVKVQFQLGFKVILFNCEWYNTGNKNNRVKKDYHLLSVNINSRWYKNDPYVLAIEADQVFYLDDPKLGHPWKVVQRIQPRHVWDVPEKEDNEDDNNIDNNGDENTDDDSDTNMEWEVQMEDDEIETSLVRDDGEPETIILDDSNRSLLIDTENDNDFINDDADVMEDDELSSNENEDIVGSEADSDLE, encoded by the exons ATGGTGCACTTGGCAGTCCACTTACCCGGTGAAGCCAAACTTGCTGGCCCTGTAGGATATCGGTGGATGTATCCGATAGAAAG ATTATTGGGAACATACAAGAAGTATGTACGTAATAAAGCTCATCCAGAGGGTTCTATTGCAGAGGCATACATTTCGTATGAGGCattgaccttttgttcaatgTACTTACGTGACATTGAGTCATCCCATAATCGTCCAGAACGGAATAATGAGGGGGTTGAATCCAAAGCAAAGATTTCAGTATTTGCTCAGAAAGTGCATCTCACTGGTGGTAGTACACTGGTAGAGTATTCAAAGGAGCAAATGGAAGTAATTTATTGGTATATCTTAGACAATTGCGTTGAGATTGAATCATTTAGAGA TGAGCATAAAGTACTGTTGAAAAGGGAGAGTCTCAACCAATTGGAAGAAAGGCATAGGACAAGTTTTCCAAGTTGGTTTAAGGGTCGTGTCAAAGTATTGTATGATCAGAAATCTGCATTGGTGAATGAAGAGTTGTATGCATTGGCACAAGGTCCAACTCGCCGATGTGTCCAACATACTGGATGTATTGTGAATGGTGTTCGATGGCGAATCAAACAGATTGATCAGACTAAGACAACCCAAAATAGTGGAGTTATGACAATGGGGTCACATGAAGGAGAAGCCTGTACTTACAATGGCAAGTTGCTCAGTGTTGTTAAAGTCCAATTTCAATTAGGCTTTAAGGTTATTCTTTTCAATTGTGAGTGGTATAATACAGGGAACAAGAACAATAGAGTGAAGAAAGATTATCATCTCTTGTCAGTTAATATAAATAGTCGATGGTACAAGAACGATCCATATGTGCTAGCAATTGAAGCAGATCAAGTCTTTTATCTCGATGACCCAAAGTTGGGTCATCCATGGAAAGTTGTTCAAAGGATTCAACCTAGACATGTGTGGGATGTGCCAGAGAAAGAAGATAATGAAGATGACAATAACATTGACAACAATGGTGATGAGAATACTGATGATGATAGTGACACTAACATGGAATGGGAAGTCCAGATGGAggatgatgaaattgaaacatcGTTAGTTAGAGATGATGGTGAGCCTGAAACTATAATCTTAGATGATTCCAATAGGTCATTGCTAATTGACACAGAGAATGACAATGATTTCATAAATGATGATGCTGACGTTATGGAGGATGATGAACTATCATCAAATGAAAATGAAGATATAGTTGGTAGTGAGGCAGATAGTGATTTAGAATAA